CTCCCTaaaagcaagaagatgatgaaataTCCTTATAATAAGACACATGACACCGCGGAAATACGAagataaaggaaaaagaggacgAAAAAGAGAGCCAAAATGGCCAATGCCCAGCATCTACAGTTGGAACAGAATGGGCAGATGGATCCACCTTATCGCATGGTGCTTCTTATCGTTTAAGATAAGTCTCCCGCATGGCAGCGGTTCGCTCAAGTAGATAAAGTCCGACATGGACCGCCCGCGCCCTAACCTTGCTGCTGATTGCAAGGACAAGGCCGCCAATAATGGCTAACGAGAGCAAGACTTTCCCGAAAACGGGTAGTCAACTCTCATTCTCGTAGCCCGCGGGCTTTTTCATGTTATTAACATGGAAGTAGCGGGAAGTGCCTGGTTGGAGGAATGAGTTAGTAACTGCCCTCAAATCGCAGCGGGAATTGGCTTACAGGAATAACCCTTCCAGTCAAAGTTGTCGCTGGGATTGCAGTGGCACTTAAGATCCAGTCTCAATTGCTCACCCGTCGGACAGTGGGTGAAGGGGATGTGGTAGTAGGCGATTTCATTGAAGAAGTGGatctgttccttttccaaGAGCAGACCAGCAGCAATAGAGTGTACTGGGGCATCGCCCCATCTTTCATAGAAGAAGCCGCCATCGCGGTCAAGAGATTCGAAGTAATCCATATATGGCTTGGATCTGAGCCATTCCAAGTGTCCGATTTCGAAATTCGACCACTGCTCATAAGATTCTGGTTAGTGAAGCTCAAGTCTCAGTTAGCGAGGTACTTACGAAATGGCACTTGTTGTAGGTTTTTCCACCGTCGTCGCTCAAGAAGTCCATTGAGTTCGCTTCCGCAATATGTTCAGGGTGATTGTTCATGAACTTCGTCACGCTATCCCAGAGGGTAGGAATAGTATCGAAGTATTCATACAGACTCAGAACAAAGCTAtacttcttgttgttttccttcATGAATCGGAACGGGTCAAAGCTGATGTCGCAGAACAATTCAATGCTGGGCTCCACACGCCAATAGTACTCGTAGTTCAGCATCAAAGGGTgccggaagaagaacccaGATTCGTAACGACACATGTGTCGGTAACTCTCGGAATCACCGTAGATGATTTTCCTTTGGCCCATGTCCTCACGCACCTTTTTCGCCTTCTCTTGATCGATCCACTCAGGGTACGACCAATGTTCCTTTGGAATGACGCCATAATGGGTGGTACCGGAAACCAGAGCCGTGGTGATCTTTTTGAATTCGTCATCAAACTCCTTATCATTCAGGAATACCCAATCATAATGGTAGTTGCGATTGAAGCGATCTTCGACACTCCGGATTGACTTCGCAATATCCCAAACATCCGAATTGCGCGCCAACGTGACAAATGTAGCATTGACCCGACCACCCTGAGGGGTGCCTACGCTCCCTGAAGCGTCATTGGTATGTTCCTTCGGGGTAGCAGCATTGTCATGAGAGGACGGGGAAGAGGCAGAGTTATCTTTGTAGCTGGCCGGGTTCAATTTCGAGCCAATGGAATCGGGGATTGGAATTGCGCTTCtagagaggaaaaagaaaactgcCAAACCCTACATTACAATCATAGGTTAGCCACTAGTATGGAACAGCATGGGAAAGGAACCACTAACCGCAgcggcgaagagaagatatcgCACGTATTTCACCGGTCCCGATGACATGATTGCAAGATGTCCCTTCCGCGCCAGACACGGGACTATCGAACAACCGGGTGAAGTTTGAAATGGGTGCCTAGCCTTCTATACGGGAACGGGCAGATCGGAAAGCAAGGGGGGAAGTACCAGGATCAGACGAATGGCAAAAAAATAGGTGAGTGGAAGCAGCTTTTTAAAGGTCAAGAAATTGAATGCCGTTAATTAGAAATAGGGCTGTCAAAGTGAATCGTCTGACTACAGGTTGACACCCGGAGCGGCGATGAAGGCGACGGCTGAAGTCTAGTAATGAGACAAGGGAGAGACACTTTCTGGAAGAAATTATTCTCCAGTTAGAGAGGAAATTGCACGATCCCCACCCTTTGCAGGAATACCGTCGGGGTTGCGAGCCAATATGCCGAGGAGTTAGTTTCACAGGGAGACGAGGAAAAATTGATTACAGAAAATAGGATGTTTTGTTCGAGATCATGATTTCGTTGGCAGTGGAATGGCAACGTAATGTACTCTACCATCATTGGCCAAGACTACGTCCCCCTATTAGGAGTTCCAAGAAGAGTGATTGCCCAGTTGAATAGAAATTCTGGACATTGATGAGCAGTGTTACATGACCCTAAATGTGCCAGGCAATTGCAAGAGGGATCCATTCTATTAGATTTTGTAGTTGATACATGCACATCGGTTGTTCGCCCTGTGTGATGTGTTTGAATGGGGCCATGGCGACTCTAAGGCGACGATCTATTCCTGCCTGGGCTTTGGGCTTAATGAAAGTCAGATCAAgcccatgatgatgacgCCAATATCCAATGAGGTTACACATGTCTTTGCATTCACTAGGTATCAGAAGACCATAATAAACGGAACATATACCTTGACAGCAGTTTCTTGGAAGCATTGATTCATTCCCCTATTTATCTGTAACCGGTATAATGTGTTGCCTTAGGCATCAATACCTCTCCGGCACTAACCTGGAGTCGGTAAGCGGGTGATATCAGACCGGAAGTCGACTTCATCCCGCACTACATTTATGCGGCGGTAAATCTCGCTCCCCTGCTACCTCGTCTCCCTGCATCCACGTCCCGCCGAAGATGTCCTTCTTCGGCTTTGATACGACCCTCCCGAGGGATCGAGCCCCCGGAGGTGGTCAGAAGGGTATTTTTGATACTCCTGACCCGTTTGCCGAAGTCGCTCGCGCCAGGTTGGCAGGACATTTCCgtgacaatgatgatgatgatgtgtaAGACTGTCCGTCTTGATGTCGCCTTTCGTCGACCAGGTTGTTCATGAAGGGAACATGATTTACTGACTGATGATTTGTTCGGTCTGCAGAATTGATTTCGAGGATACGTATGATGGTCTGGGAGATCAACTTGACGACGATCAGGATGCGTTCAACGACGACACTTTCGGCGGGAACATGGGAACTGGCGCTGTCGGTAAGGACTTTGACTTCTTCGGAAAGACCGCTCAGGTCGCCGATGTCATTGGAGAGGAGCAAGTCCGCTACAGCCTACAAAAGCCTCAGGCTCCTGCTGCCGCTCCTGCTACCGAGGTCCCCGTTGCAACAAGTACCGTGGCCCAGCAGCCCAAGCGCACCGGATACGAGAAGTATTCAGACCCGGACTATATTCCTGATCTTCAGGCAAAATCCAGCGTTTGGAATCTACAGAAGCAGCCCGAGCCCGCCCCCGCCCCCGCGGTTCAGCCGGTAGCCCAGCCGGCGGTGCAGGCCAGGAAGATGCTGAGTttggaggaagttgaagcgcAGTTGCGTCACCAGGGCCCCGGGCCTGCCCCGGGGTTGCCCCcggtttctcttcctcactcgATGGCAGAGGCACTCCATCATCTGCAGCGACCTCAGCAAATCCCTGGTTTCCCGGACGGCTTCCCCCAGTTGCCCCCTGAAATCCTACAGGCGCAGTTTGCTAGAGGTGTTCCACCTGCGCAGATGTTGCACCACCCACAGATGGCTCCTGAGCCATATCCTCCCCCTAACTTGCCATTGCATCTCCTGCAGAACGCCAATCTCCCTCAGCACTTGGTTCAATCTCAGCATCAAGCTCCCCCACGCGGGCAACGgacccagcagcagcaacagcaacaacaacaggcaCCGCCACCGATGCCCCAGAATGTGCCTCAAGGGCCAAAGGGGACAAATGGCACTCTGCCGTTGATCACGAACCCTCAACAACTGATGCAGCTGACGGAAGAGCAGCGTGTAGCGTACTTGATGGAAGATGCAAAGCGCGCGAAACGCAACCACaagatcttccttctctccaaggGCAATGGGCTGATGACGCCGCAAGATAAGAACTTCATCACACGCATTCAGCTCCAGCAACTAGTCGCAGCTGCGGGTAACGTCGCAGATGCGGATTTGGAAGCTGTCTTGGCCGAGGACTTCTATTATCAAGTCTACAGCCAGATTC
This window of the Aspergillus oryzae RIB40 DNA, chromosome 8 genome carries:
- a CDS encoding glycosyltransferase family 15 protein (glycolipid 2-alpha-mannosyltransferase (alpha-1, 2-mannosyltransferase)) yields the protein MSSGPVKYVRYLLFAAAGLAVFFFLSRSAIPIPDSIGSKLNPASYKDNSASSPSSHDNAATPKEHTNDASGSVGTPQGGRVNATFVTLARNSDVWDIAKSIRSVEDRFNRNYHYDWVFLNDKEFDDEFKKITTALVSGTTHYGVIPKEHWSYPEWIDQEKAKKVREDMGQRKIIYGDSESYRHMCRYESGFFFRHPLMLNYEYYWRVEPSIELFCDISFDPFRFMKENNKKYSFVLSLYEYFDTIPTLWDSVTKFMNNHPEHIAEANSMDFLSDDGGKTYNKCHFWSNFEIGHLEWLRSKPYMDYFESLDRDGGFFYERWGDAPVHSIAAGLLLEKEQIHFFNEIAYYHIPFTHCPTGEQLRLDLKCHCNPSDNFDWKGYSCTSRYFHVNNMKKPAGYENES
- a CDS encoding deadenylation-dependent mRNA-decapping factor PAT1 (uncharacterized conserved protein): MSFFGFDTTLPRDRAPGGGQKGIFDTPDPFAEVARARLAGHFRDNDDDDVIDFEDTYDGLGDQLDDDQDAFNDDTFGGNMGTGAVGKDFDFFGKTAQVADVIGEEQVRYSLQKPQAPAAAPATEVPVATSTVAQQPKRTGYEKYSDPDYIPDLQAKSSVWNLQKQPEPAPAPAVQPVAQPAVQARKMLSLEEVEAQLRHQGPGPAPGLPPVSLPHSMAEALHHLQRPQQIPGFPDGFPQLPPEILQAQFARGVPPAQMLHHPQMAPEPYPPPNLPLHLLQNANLPQHLVQSQHQAPPRGQRTQQQQQQQQQAPPPMPQNVPQGPKGTNGTLPLITNPQQLMQLTEEQRVAYLMEDAKRAKRNHKIFLLSKGNGLMTPQDKNFITRIQLQQLVAAAGNVADADLEAVLAEDFYYQVYSQIRGAPRQHPHQPLGHFAQTYLLQTGNRLGGHGSRRQAQSADNHMQRMQQQVQRAVEAAKAKPKNKQLIIEGSLGKISFSNAKTPKTMLNIKRPETSEGIKAAKKPHTDLSLSDRKSILTNIENVYGTLMELEDMERTMPPPPNEGDAEAIQEHMEWRQKVRSLNQKLWQALKVMEPIVPNTNTPHPFIAFLSYPKGKKAIPRIFRHIDQEQRVTILTMIVVHLDSLDVVRNGQPAPGEPQPSLPVREAIDLFSQAVMPSLLGYVNEAPFNIIIGLLGLVIAQTHVHMVAKTRIGLGILTMLLSRAEIVKEAGQAAERDWQQWVEKFNILFDTLEPTFAEIFPGSINAGDDMYVWQFLAAVGIGASPEQQQRLVIAVKDRVMETVAYSKTLPADMASQRLGNVNLFMRAIGLDVELLG